The following proteins come from a genomic window of Aspergillus luchuensis IFO 4308 DNA, chromosome 3, nearly complete sequence:
- a CDS encoding deoxyribodipyrimidine photo-lyase PHR1 (COG:L,T;~EggNog:ENOG410PGC3;~InterPro:IPR036155,IPR005101,IPR006050,IPR002081, IPR036134,IPR018394,IPR014729;~PFAM:PF03441,PF00875), translated as MIFQSLRLRSLVNTQQYLTYRTVSLQRAFKALMSDMPPKKRKSSSTSAINGASSDTNKRGKPDLTRPHPHAKDTEDFGIVLRDFYPPEMCNERCEAYNNGTLERPIESLQRAYEDTFDERQKIEPKTAVVHWFKTDLRLHDNRGLQMAYQVAREHNLPLIGLYILSPEDLTAHLSSAPRVDLTLRTLELLRRDLNELDIPLYMETQEKRKDIPQRIIDLCQEWGASHLFANLEYEVDELRREAKLVRLCARNDIRFEAAHDTCVVTPGKLVSQQGKQYAVYSPWFRSWCAFLNENPEYLEVADEPGSNPGDARKYFKTLFDCEVPVAPENKRLTEEEKTRFRELYPEGEHEALRRLEVFLEDKANDYDDLRNSLVGRNTSVLSPYFASGALSARTAVFEARKKNKGQLSMNQTGYASWISEVAWRDFYKHVLVHWPFICMNKCFKPEFTNLAWSYNIDHFNAWCEGKTGYPIVDAAMRQMNHAAWMHNRTRMVVSSFLSKDLLIDWRAGERYFMEHLIDGDFASNHGGWGFGSSTGVDPQPYFRIFNPLRQSERFDPEGEYIRHWVPELRAVEGAAVHDPYGRGAGDIAERNGYPRPIVDHSQSRDRALENYKKVAQGR; from the exons AGTATCTCTGCAACGCGCCTTCAAAGCGCTAATGAGCGACATGCCTCCAAAAAAGCGCAAGTCATCAAGCACTTCTGCCATTAATGGTGCCTCATCAGACACAAATAAACGCGGAAAGCCCGATCTTACGCGTCCACATCCCCATGCCAAAGATACAGAAGACTTTGGCATCGTCCTGCGTGACTTCTATCCCCCTGAGATGTGCAACGAGCGGTGCGAGGCTTACAATAACGGAACGCTGGAACGACCCATCGAATCCCTACAGAGGGCATACGAAGACACGTTCGATGAACGTCAGAAAATTGAGCCCAAGACAGCCGTCGTTCACTGGTTCAAAACAGATCTTCGACTACATGACAATCGCGGCCTCCAAATGGCATATCAGGTTGCGCGAGAACACAACCTGCCTCTCATCGGCTTGTATATTCTCTCTCCGGAGGACCTGACAGCTCATTTGTCGAGCGCTCCTCGTGTGGATCTGACGTTACGAACACTAGAATTGTTGCGGCGAGACTTGAATGAGCTGGATATTCCATTGTATATGGAGACgcaggaaaagaggaaggatATTCCTCAAAGGATTATAGATTTATGCCAGGAATGGGGTGCAAGTCACCTCTTTGCAAACCTGGAGTATGAAGTCGATGAATTGCGCCGCGAGGCGAAATTAGTACGACTGTGCGCAAGAAACGACATACGATTTGAAGCAGCACATGATACATGCGTTGTCACTCCGGGAAAGCTAGTCAGCCAACAGGGGAAACAGTATGCAGTCTATAGCCCGTGGTTCCGCTCCTGGTGTGCCTTCCTTAATGAGAATCCAGAATACCTTGAGGTTGCGGATGAGCCGGGGTCGAACCCCGGCGATGCACGCAAGTACTTCAAGACTCTCTTTGACTGCGAGGTGCCTGTTGCACCGGAGAACAAGCGGCTCactgaggaagagaagacaaGATTCAGGGAGTTGTATCCGGAGGGCGAGCATGAGGCACTCCGTAGGCTGGAGGTGTTTCTGGAGGACAAGGCAAACGACTATGATGACTTGCGAAACTCACTCGTGGGGCGGAATACATCCGTGCTAAGCCCTTATTTCGCGTCTGGGGCACTTAGCGCACGAACAGCTGTTTTTGAGGCCCGTAAAAAGAACAAAGGCCAATTGAGTATGAACCAGACTGGATATGCATCGTGGATTAGCGAGGTTGCTTGGCGAGATTTCTATAAGCATGTCCTGGTTCATTGGCCATTCATATG TATGAACAAGTGCTTCAAACCTGAATTTACAAATTTAGCGTGGTCTTATAACATAGATCACTTCAATGCTTGGTGCGAGGGCAAAACTGGCTATCCCATCGTCGACGCCGCCATGCGCCAAATGAACCACGCCGCCTGGATGCATAATCGCACGCGCATGGTCGTTTCATCATTTCTTTCGAAAGACCTTCTGATAGATTGGCGTGCCGGGGAACGATATTTCATGGAACACCTGATAGACGGGGACTTCGCCTCGAACCACGGCGGCTGGGGTTTCGGTTCTAGTACTGGGGTTGATCCCCAGCCATATTTCCGGATCTTTAATCCTCTACGCCAGAGTGAGCGGTTTGATCCAGAAGGCGAGTATATTCGTCACTGGGTGCCGGAACTACGTGCGGTTGAGGGCGCGGCGGTTCATGACCCATATGGCAGAGGAGCTGGGGATATTGCTGAGAGGAATGGTTATCCAAGGCCGATAGTGGATCATTCTCAGAGTCGAGATCGTGCGTTagagaattataagaagGTTGCCCAGGGCCGCTGA